One window from the genome of Spiractinospora alimapuensis encodes:
- a CDS encoding DUF1266 domain-containing protein, which produces MFTIATGLQSLQADPQGHFHGPMAHAYACGAQMAVTNEAPWNIVFRSCACCDVEQKREMLRRSWGVHDPQGWRATLDTLLSDQSSDQCASIVMGIRRQMVQYYRGLIDPGTWQGAIANWCGQNGCQDLQPALMETMGRIVRYEASLLGDGVLMAGDFVRDMLAYDFGRAVNFARWGVHAQYVDPQTAEALILHAGAQCRRHYNSWAEISAGYILGRSLRFDKDEYGEFYTEPVAAHHTLVNHPQSPWRNIPFHM; this is translated from the coding sequence GTGTTCACGATCGCCACGGGGCTTCAGTCACTGCAGGCGGACCCGCAGGGGCACTTCCACGGACCGATGGCACACGCCTACGCCTGCGGCGCGCAGATGGCGGTCACCAACGAAGCCCCGTGGAACATCGTGTTCCGCTCGTGCGCCTGTTGTGACGTCGAGCAGAAGCGCGAGATGCTGCGCCGAAGCTGGGGTGTACACGATCCGCAGGGATGGCGAGCCACCCTGGACACCCTCCTCAGTGACCAGAGCAGCGACCAGTGCGCCAGCATCGTCATGGGGATCCGCCGCCAGATGGTCCAGTACTACCGTGGTCTCATCGACCCGGGCACCTGGCAGGGCGCGATCGCCAACTGGTGCGGTCAGAACGGGTGCCAGGACCTCCAACCCGCGTTGATGGAGACCATGGGCCGTATCGTGCGCTACGAGGCCAGCCTGCTGGGCGACGGGGTACTGATGGCGGGCGACTTCGTGCGCGACATGCTCGCCTACGACTTCGGCCGCGCGGTGAACTTCGCCCGCTGGGGCGTCCACGCCCAGTACGTCGACCCCCAGACGGCCGAGGCCCTCATCCTGCACGCCGGAGCCCAGTGCCGCCGCCACTACAACAGTTGGGCGGAGATCTCCGCCGGCTACATCCTGGGCCGGTCCCTGCGGTTCGACAAGGACGAGTACGGGGAGTTCTACACCGAGCCGGTCGCCGCGCACCACACCCTGGTCAACCATCCACAGAGTCCGTGGCGGAACATACCCTTCCACATGTGA
- a CDS encoding LysE family translocator, translating to MSADISLFVGLVVVALVVPGPDFVVVSRNTIAGGRVGGLLTALGICLGLAALTTVAALGVALVVAENESVLFALRLLGGAYLGTLGALLVWKAGGEAGDVDHGSPDARHGGGFLSPVAQGFLTNVLNPKALVFYVAVMPQFLDPADSVTRQTTILGAVIIALAATWWGLFVFTLARVVPWLSRPANRTRLDRAAGFVLIAFGLWVVFVGT from the coding sequence GTGTCCGCCGATATCTCGTTGTTCGTGGGGCTCGTCGTGGTCGCTCTGGTGGTGCCGGGACCGGACTTCGTCGTGGTCTCCCGGAACACCATCGCTGGTGGCCGAGTCGGTGGCCTGCTCACCGCGCTCGGCATCTGCCTCGGACTGGCGGCGCTGACGACTGTCGCCGCGCTTGGTGTCGCCCTCGTCGTCGCCGAGAACGAGAGCGTGCTGTTCGCGCTCCGGCTCCTCGGTGGCGCCTACCTCGGGACCCTCGGCGCGCTGCTGGTCTGGAAGGCCGGGGGAGAAGCGGGAGACGTCGACCATGGGTCGCCCGACGCGCGGCACGGCGGCGGTTTCCTCTCCCCGGTCGCGCAGGGGTTCCTGACCAACGTGCTCAACCCCAAGGCACTCGTCTTCTACGTCGCCGTGATGCCCCAGTTCCTCGACCCGGCGGACTCCGTGACGCGCCAGACGACGATCCTCGGCGCGGTCATCATCGCGTTGGCGGCCACGTGGTGGGGCCTCTTCGTGTTCACCCTCGCGCGTGTGGTCCCGTGGTTGTCCCGCCCCGCCAACCGGACCCGTCTGGACCGGGCCGCGGGTTTCGTACTGATCGCCTTCGGCCTGTGGGTCGTCTTCGTCGGCACCTGA
- a CDS encoding serine hydrolase domain-containing protein, with translation MSSRHPAQDHRVDPGWGLFNTVVITAAITGLLAYPLAPRPYDLGREVVGDQELARNVWVGMEGDRVGYHGLAVATVERLQEDQTHVRGAGLGTEGTAGEPVAPDTRMAASPIAGVLPGMILADMVERDEVALDSTVGDLLPELDPADPDLTDVTMEELGTHTSGVTWTEAPLPNQLWDLATKQPSDKPRSVSHFLERVSTEAEVDDERRGEREYSHTGLNLLGHALAAAADQEYADLARERIFAPLGMEDTEVWTTATGWSPPLVHDADVGRPIRFTSTEADGPAEGLVTTAADLSSLVKAMIDGSAPGHSAALPRTGDPREGPQHGLGWQIEKVGDHLITTYGGTASRNGHAAWIAFSGNRGAVVMSNTHRGAEDITLRLMGVRDPDRDDNRQVLLSSWATVLPTLLPSVAVLAFALRRRPGVRWRRQTDRAGLVAYSAIASSILTYTYLVGFWHRVPPWVWILGVVLTALAIALGVRRWPDLPAVRGPRRWLRRLLLIPITLGALGAVLLLGPMAADMTSSVP, from the coding sequence ATGAGCAGCAGACACCCAGCGCAGGACCATCGTGTCGACCCTGGGTGGGGGCTGTTCAACACGGTCGTGATCACCGCGGCGATCACCGGGCTGCTCGCCTACCCGCTCGCGCCGCGCCCCTACGATCTCGGTCGCGAGGTCGTCGGTGACCAGGAGCTCGCGCGCAACGTGTGGGTGGGGATGGAGGGAGACCGGGTCGGCTACCACGGTCTGGCGGTCGCGACTGTGGAACGGCTCCAGGAGGACCAGACCCACGTACGCGGGGCCGGCCTGGGGACCGAGGGAACCGCAGGCGAGCCCGTGGCGCCGGACACGCGCATGGCCGCCAGCCCCATCGCGGGCGTGCTGCCGGGGATGATCCTCGCGGACATGGTCGAGCGCGACGAAGTGGCGCTCGACTCCACCGTGGGGGACCTGCTGCCCGAGCTCGACCCGGCCGATCCCGACCTCACGGACGTCACCATGGAGGAGCTCGGTACGCACACCTCCGGAGTGACCTGGACCGAAGCCCCGCTGCCGAACCAGTTGTGGGACCTGGCGACCAAACAGCCCTCGGACAAACCACGCTCGGTGTCGCACTTCCTGGAACGGGTCTCCACCGAGGCCGAGGTCGACGACGAGCGGCGCGGGGAGCGGGAGTACTCCCACACCGGGCTCAACCTGCTCGGACACGCGCTCGCCGCCGCAGCGGACCAGGAGTACGCCGACCTCGCGCGCGAACGGATCTTCGCCCCGCTCGGGATGGAGGACACCGAGGTGTGGACGACGGCCACCGGTTGGTCACCGCCCCTGGTGCACGACGCCGACGTGGGGCGCCCGATCCGCTTCACCAGCACCGAGGCCGACGGGCCGGCGGAGGGGCTGGTGACCACCGCCGCCGACCTCTCCTCACTGGTGAAGGCGATGATCGACGGCAGCGCCCCGGGCCACTCCGCGGCACTGCCCCGAACCGGCGACCCACGGGAGGGACCACAGCACGGGTTGGGCTGGCAGATCGAGAAGGTCGGCGACCACCTGATCACGACCTACGGTGGGACCGCGTCCCGCAACGGCCACGCGGCCTGGATCGCGTTCTCCGGAAACCGGGGAGCGGTGGTCATGTCCAACACCCACCGCGGGGCGGAGGACATCACGCTGCGGCTGATGGGGGTGCGGGATCCGGACCGCGACGACAACCGGCAGGTGTTGCTCAGCTCCTGGGCCACCGTCCTGCCGACCCTGCTCCCGAGCGTGGCAGTACTCGCCTTCGCGCTGCGCCGGCGCCCAGGAGTCCGCTGGCGTCGCCAGACCGACCGGGCTGGTCTGGTCGCCTACTCGGCCATCGCGTCGTCCATCCTGACCTACACCTACCTGGTGGGATTCTGGCACCGGGTCCCGCCCTGGGTGTGGATCCTCGGCGTGGTCCTGACGGCGCTCGCCATCGCTCTCGGCGTGCGCCGCTGGCCGGATCTCCCCGCCGTCCGAGGACCCCGCCGATGGCTGCGCCGACTCCTCCTCATCCCGATCACACTCGGGGCCCTGGGCGCGGTCCTCCTCCTCGGCCCCATGGCGGCCGACATGACGTCCAGCGTGCCGTAG
- a CDS encoding glucose 1-dehydrogenase: MGRVEGKVVVVTGGAGGIGAACARQLLHEGARVVVADVAHRAGRDLAEELGDRARFAELDVTVEESWERALAETEAAFGPVTTLVNNAGINHRCGIEDVTLVDYQRVVDVNQVGVFLGMRAVLPTMRRAGSGSIVNVSSVDGIVAHPLLHAYVASKWAVRGMTKSVAQEVGPEGVRVNSVHPGPIDTPMTAGREGPLAMARGLPLRRMGEPREVADVVVFLASDASSYCTAAEFVVDGGYVSL; encoded by the coding sequence ATGGGGCGGGTCGAGGGCAAGGTCGTGGTCGTGACCGGCGGCGCGGGTGGCATCGGCGCCGCGTGCGCACGACAGCTGCTCCACGAGGGAGCGCGCGTCGTCGTCGCCGACGTCGCTCACCGGGCGGGCAGGGACCTGGCCGAGGAGCTCGGGGACCGGGCCCGGTTCGCCGAGCTGGACGTCACGGTCGAGGAGTCATGGGAGCGGGCCCTGGCCGAGACCGAGGCGGCGTTCGGCCCGGTCACCACGTTGGTGAACAACGCTGGAATCAACCACCGGTGTGGGATCGAGGACGTGACCCTGGTGGACTACCAGCGAGTCGTCGACGTCAACCAGGTGGGCGTGTTTCTGGGCATGCGGGCGGTGCTCCCGACGATGCGCCGGGCGGGCAGCGGGTCCATCGTCAACGTGTCGTCGGTGGACGGCATCGTGGCCCATCCGCTGCTCCACGCGTACGTCGCCTCCAAGTGGGCGGTGCGTGGCATGACGAAGTCCGTCGCACAGGAGGTCGGCCCCGAGGGGGTCCGTGTGAACTCCGTGCACCCCGGGCCGATCGACACCCCCATGACCGCCGGCAGGGAGGGCCCGCTCGCGATGGCGCGCGGTCTGCCCCTGCGACGGATGGGTGAACCACGGGAGGTCGCCGACGTGGTGGTCTTCCTGGCCAGCGACGCGTCCAGCTACTGCACCGCGGCGGAGTTCGTGGTCGACGGCGGCTACGTGTCCCTGTGA
- a CDS encoding transporter substrate-binding domain-containing protein, which translates to MSYPPPTPPPPSGPGLGGPPGGPPPNNTPQWQPPSSPGGAPLGALIAVIAGGVVVVLVAVVAVVVVSTREPSGPPPVGQDEAPAPQEDGSAALQEIRDEGMVRIGVTESPPFSWSESGEATGSSPEVAREVFAELGVPDHEVVEMADWPSLQAALNVGEVDVVANSAVYDSTACEQFASADPDALHPTTFVVPSGNPEDIESFEDVIEEELTLAVIEGSNFAFHAGEAGISTSDLELVQGTTAPVLDMVADGDVDAFVSSSQWLRWLVEDQDRGDDVELTEPFVLEGSSGEEPMYSGMIFALEDEDILRDVNPVVHEMRTDGRLLEIGEPFGIAEDNLPPEGTIATQACAESGF; encoded by the coding sequence ATGTCCTACCCCCCACCCACTCCGCCTCCACCCTCGGGACCGGGCCTCGGAGGACCACCCGGTGGGCCGCCGCCGAACAACACCCCGCAGTGGCAACCACCGTCGTCGCCGGGAGGCGCACCCCTCGGAGCCCTCATCGCGGTGATCGCCGGCGGCGTTGTCGTCGTCCTCGTCGCGGTGGTGGCCGTCGTGGTCGTCTCGACTCGTGAACCCTCGGGCCCACCGCCCGTCGGTCAGGACGAGGCACCCGCTCCGCAGGAGGACGGAAGCGCGGCGCTGCAGGAGATCCGGGACGAGGGCATGGTCCGGATCGGTGTCACCGAGTCTCCCCCGTTCTCCTGGAGTGAGTCCGGAGAGGCCACGGGGTCGTCGCCCGAGGTCGCGCGGGAGGTGTTCGCCGAGCTCGGCGTGCCGGACCACGAGGTCGTAGAGATGGCCGACTGGCCCAGTCTGCAGGCCGCGTTGAACGTGGGGGAGGTCGACGTCGTCGCCAACTCCGCCGTCTACGACTCCACCGCGTGTGAGCAGTTCGCCTCGGCGGATCCGGACGCGCTGCATCCCACCACCTTCGTCGTCCCGTCGGGGAACCCCGAGGACATCGAGAGCTTCGAGGACGTGATCGAGGAGGAGCTGACGCTCGCCGTCATCGAGGGGAGCAACTTCGCCTTCCACGCGGGGGAGGCGGGCATCTCAACGTCTGACCTGGAGCTCGTACAGGGAACCACCGCGCCGGTGTTGGACATGGTGGCCGACGGTGACGTGGACGCCTTCGTCTCCTCCTCCCAGTGGCTGCGGTGGCTGGTCGAGGACCAGGATCGTGGCGACGACGTGGAGTTGACCGAACCCTTCGTCCTCGAAGGGAGCTCCGGCGAGGAGCCCATGTACTCGGGCATGATCTTCGCCCTGGAGGACGAGGACATCCTGCGGGACGTCAACCCCGTCGTGCACGAGATGCGCACCGACGGACGGCTGCTGGAGATCGGGGAACCGTTCGGCATCGCCGAGGACAACCTGCCACCGGAAGGGACGATCGCGACCCAGGCGTGCGCGGAGTCCGGTTTCTGA
- a CDS encoding diacylglycerol/lipid kinase family protein produces the protein MLIITNSDAGGTRDDKVKTVAAELDHADIAQTATPGDLDAALDHGHDTVVAAGGDGSLHALANALYRRGELGQRTVGLIPMGTGNDFARTLGLPSDPIDAARALMASSPRRLDVIVDDTGEVTVNAVHLGASAEATVAAAAYKKALGPLGYPLGTLTAGVRTSGHRMRIAADGRLVVPNRRVLMVALANGRFIGGGAELSPGSHLDDGTIDLIISRSMRLTRRARYAMALARGSHIAEHDVFHHRARQVTIYTTPATSSSDGETTEGVTHRSWTARPGAWNFLVPPGSSRA, from the coding sequence GTGCTCATCATCACCAACTCCGACGCCGGAGGCACCCGCGACGACAAGGTCAAGACGGTGGCCGCCGAACTCGACCACGCCGATATCGCCCAGACCGCGACGCCCGGCGACCTGGACGCCGCGCTGGACCACGGCCACGACACGGTGGTCGCGGCGGGCGGGGACGGCAGCCTGCACGCGCTGGCCAACGCGTTGTACCGGCGCGGGGAGTTGGGGCAGCGCACGGTCGGACTGATCCCCATGGGCACCGGGAACGACTTCGCCCGCACCCTGGGGCTGCCCTCCGACCCCATCGACGCCGCGCGCGCCTTGATGGCGAGCTCGCCCCGGCGCCTGGACGTCATCGTCGACGACACCGGTGAGGTGACGGTGAACGCCGTGCACCTGGGGGCGAGCGCAGAGGCCACCGTGGCGGCCGCCGCCTACAAGAAGGCTCTCGGGCCGCTCGGGTACCCCCTGGGCACGCTGACGGCGGGGGTCCGGACCAGCGGCCACCGCATGCGGATCGCGGCGGACGGCCGGTTGGTCGTGCCCAACCGTCGGGTGCTCATGGTGGCGCTCGCCAACGGCCGCTTCATCGGCGGCGGGGCCGAGCTCTCCCCGGGCAGCCACCTCGACGACGGGACGATCGACCTCATCATCTCCCGCTCCATGCGCCTGACGCGCCGCGCCCGCTACGCGATGGCCCTCGCCAGGGGCTCCCACATCGCCGAGCACGACGTCTTCCATCACCGGGCCCGCCAGGTCACCATCTACACGACTCCGGCCACCTCCAGCTCCGACGGTGAGACCACCGAGGGGGTCACCCACCGCTCCTGGACCGCGCGCCCCGGCGCGTGGAACTTCCTGGTTCCGCCGGGTAGCTCCCGGGCGTGA
- a CDS encoding dihydrofolate reductase family protein, with protein sequence MNRVIYSVSSSLDGYIKDANGDFSWAYPTEEVIDAITADMSDVRTYLYGRRMYETMAVWETDPSAADQSPASASFARTWQAADKVVFSTTLPEVWTKRTRLERELTADAVNRARAESPGDLTIEGPTLAQSALKLGLVDVVEVLICPVVIGEGTRIFPDDLRVSLTLTRERRFANGMVQVTYDVG encoded by the coding sequence ATGAACCGCGTCATCTACTCCGTCTCGTCGTCACTGGACGGGTACATCAAGGACGCCAACGGCGACTTCTCCTGGGCGTACCCCACCGAGGAGGTCATCGACGCCATCACCGCCGACATGAGCGACGTGCGCACATACCTCTACGGCCGACGCATGTACGAGACCATGGCGGTGTGGGAGACCGACCCCTCGGCCGCGGACCAGTCTCCCGCCTCCGCCAGCTTCGCCCGCACCTGGCAGGCCGCGGACAAGGTCGTCTTCTCGACGACGCTCCCGGAGGTGTGGACCAAGCGCACGCGCCTGGAGCGCGAACTCACCGCCGACGCCGTCAACAGGGCCCGCGCCGAGTCCCCCGGCGACCTCACCATCGAGGGCCCCACCCTTGCCCAGAGCGCCCTGAAACTCGGTCTCGTCGACGTCGTCGAGGTCCTGATCTGCCCCGTGGTGATCGGCGAGGGGACCCGCATCTTCCCCGACGACCTGCGCGTCTCCCTCACCCTGACCAGGGAACGCCGCTTCGCCAACGGCATGGTCCAGGTCACCTACGACGTCGGATAG
- a CDS encoding serine/threonine protein kinase: MTEAALPAELRALEAGDPEAIGPFRVVGRLGAGGMGAVFGALDSAGTCVAVKVIHAHFADQEEYLARFTREVELVRGVDAECAPAFLGADPAARPPWLATEFVPGRTLSAHVREFGPLTGPELVLFAAGTAEAIAALHARGVIHQDIKPGNVILSPNGPKVLDFGIARSVHDTGREEVIAGTPGYLAPERLDGARSTPAADVFAWAAMVVYAATGHHPYPGDTTDAVLTRIRTGAQDLSGVPDELLPLIRRGLERTPESRPSAGDAYSEVLDTLFPEVAQSTAAEAEPRPEPTLPYVPPPGAPAPAAPMEQGGAVPVDPQRARLRQALRSAWVRFDSAGHDPRAWGALAGAHLGAAGAVGLVAANTGIGAAAAPVATGGTILGVKTSVAVATATAVVAAGAVGGGIAVTAVNNEDASDPTADTQATAQAEAGENEEEDDGPPFEAQEVEFRGVTFHIPEEWDVYPQESLFAPAMEAGGETEEWLVLSTDPNSDCDENTDWQPYNSADMCDHIKVLGPAAIAVGGPTTIPYTPNDVYAPVMEPQPCPPGITGDEVPENYAPDSTPLDEGTVQAEGTEITFRQHSNTCMTGPVDQVFYPQNAYLFDTEEVLLVDDWANEDLAEFLEYAEA, translated from the coding sequence GTGACCGAGGCGGCGTTACCGGCGGAGTTGCGGGCCCTGGAGGCGGGGGACCCGGAGGCCATCGGCCCGTTCCGAGTGGTGGGACGTCTCGGTGCCGGCGGGATGGGAGCGGTGTTCGGCGCGCTCGACAGCGCCGGGACGTGTGTGGCCGTCAAGGTCATCCACGCCCACTTCGCGGACCAGGAGGAGTATCTCGCCCGCTTCACCCGCGAGGTGGAACTGGTGCGGGGCGTGGATGCCGAGTGCGCGCCCGCCTTCCTCGGCGCCGACCCCGCGGCGCGTCCGCCCTGGCTCGCCACCGAGTTCGTCCCCGGCCGGACCCTGAGCGCCCACGTCCGCGAGTTCGGCCCCCTGACCGGACCGGAACTGGTGCTTTTCGCCGCCGGAACCGCCGAGGCGATCGCCGCGTTGCACGCCCGCGGCGTCATCCACCAGGACATCAAACCCGGCAACGTCATCCTGTCCCCCAACGGCCCCAAGGTCCTGGACTTCGGCATCGCACGGTCGGTCCACGACACCGGGCGGGAAGAGGTCATCGCCGGGACTCCTGGTTATCTCGCGCCGGAACGACTGGACGGCGCACGATCCACACCCGCCGCCGACGTCTTCGCGTGGGCGGCCATGGTGGTGTACGCGGCGACCGGGCACCACCCCTATCCGGGCGACACCACCGACGCCGTCCTCACCCGGATCCGTACCGGCGCCCAGGACCTGTCCGGCGTGCCGGACGAGTTGCTCCCGTTGATTCGGCGCGGCCTGGAGCGAACCCCGGAGAGCAGGCCCAGTGCGGGAGACGCCTACTCCGAGGTGCTGGACACCCTGTTCCCGGAGGTCGCACAGTCCACGGCGGCCGAGGCGGAACCCCGACCAGAGCCCACCCTGCCCTACGTGCCGCCGCCTGGCGCCCCCGCTCCGGCTGCGCCCATGGAGCAAGGCGGCGCGGTCCCAGTCGACCCACAGCGGGCCCGGCTTCGTCAGGCACTGCGGAGTGCGTGGGTGCGGTTCGACTCCGCGGGACACGACCCCCGCGCCTGGGGCGCCCTGGCCGGTGCCCACCTCGGCGCGGCGGGCGCGGTCGGCCTCGTGGCCGCCAACACCGGGATCGGCGCGGCGGCGGCACCGGTGGCCACGGGCGGCACCATTCTGGGCGTCAAGACGTCGGTGGCGGTGGCGACAGCCACCGCGGTCGTCGCCGCGGGCGCGGTCGGCGGCGGCATCGCCGTCACCGCGGTGAACAACGAGGACGCGTCCGACCCCACCGCCGACACGCAGGCCACCGCGCAGGCGGAGGCCGGTGAGAACGAGGAGGAGGACGACGGCCCGCCCTTCGAGGCCCAGGAGGTGGAGTTCCGCGGCGTCACGTTCCACATTCCGGAAGAGTGGGACGTTTACCCGCAGGAGAGTCTCTTCGCCCCGGCGATGGAGGCAGGCGGCGAGACTGAGGAATGGCTCGTACTCTCCACCGACCCGAACTCGGACTGCGACGAGAACACGGACTGGCAGCCCTACAACTCCGCGGACATGTGCGATCACATCAAGGTCCTCGGGCCGGCCGCCATCGCCGTCGGCGGACCGACCACGATCCCCTACACCCCCAACGACGTCTACGCCCCGGTGATGGAACCCCAACCGTGTCCTCCAGGCATCACCGGCGACGAGGTGCCCGAGAACTACGCGCCCGACTCCACCCCACTCGACGAGGGAACCGTCCAGGCCGAGGGCACCGAGATCACCTTCCGCCAGCACTCCAACACCTGTATGACCGGACCGGTGGACCAGGTCTTCTACCCCCAGAACGCGTACCTGTTCGACACGGAGGAAGTCCTCCTCGTCGACGACTGGGCGAACGAGGACCTCGCCGAGTTCCTGGAGTACGCGGAGGCGTAG
- a CDS encoding helix-turn-helix transcriptional regulator: MTMSEYEFIFVLSGISLEDDEAVNTLTTELDALLSSQRGMLRMTVTGEGSNAVSAAIATAQKAHELVDDVRFVRLDRDLVGVSDIADRIGRSRQNVDQWVRGQRCPSGPFPEPEAMVGASPVWLWADINAWLRPLGLDDGERRPTREQMNRIDLVLPSVRLVPTHFGGGRTDGGAEVSAFNVEARLVRSASRTRSAAARALHRHLLARAGEATDDEAFLRL; encoded by the coding sequence GTGACGATGTCGGAGTACGAGTTCATCTTCGTCCTGAGTGGCATCAGCCTTGAGGACGACGAGGCTGTCAACACGCTGACCACCGAGCTCGACGCCCTGCTCTCGTCTCAGCGGGGCATGCTGCGGATGACAGTCACCGGCGAGGGGTCCAACGCTGTCTCGGCGGCTATCGCGACCGCGCAAAAGGCCCATGAACTGGTGGACGACGTGCGGTTTGTCCGGCTGGACCGAGATCTGGTGGGTGTCTCCGACATCGCAGACCGCATCGGGCGGTCACGACAGAACGTGGACCAGTGGGTGCGGGGGCAACGCTGTCCCAGCGGACCCTTCCCCGAGCCCGAGGCGATGGTGGGCGCGTCCCCGGTCTGGCTGTGGGCGGACATAAACGCGTGGCTGCGCCCGCTCGGCCTCGATGACGGGGAGCGGCGTCCGACCAGGGAGCAGATGAACCGCATCGACCTCGTCCTGCCGTCCGTCAGGCTGGTGCCCACACACTTCGGGGGCGGGAGAACCGATGGAGGAGCCGAGGTGTCCGCGTTTAACGTCGAGGCACGGCTTGTCCGGTCAGCGTCGCGGACCCGCTCCGCAGCCGCCCGCGCCCTTCATCGCCACCTACTGGCTCGTGCCGGTGAGGCCACAGACGACGAGGCGTTCCTGCGCCTCTAG
- a CDS encoding DUF6086 family protein, whose protein sequence is MSVFFDVDGQSVWNPSNTVAEVYLATAAALRGLAGTETGLGERRDDECAVDAHQLRDFTTALLRRRGQAPTTPCCTRCWTGSSPRPSYWWSEAVFRRIPSPPQRWTSRSGVP, encoded by the coding sequence ATGAGCGTCTTCTTCGACGTCGACGGCCAGTCGGTGTGGAACCCGTCGAACACCGTGGCAGAGGTCTACTTGGCCACCGCCGCCGCGCTGCGGGGGCTCGCCGGCACCGAGACCGGGTTGGGTGAGCGACGCGACGACGAGTGCGCCGTCGACGCCCACCAGCTTCGCGACTTCACCACCGCGCTCCTGCGGCGCCGCGGTCAGGCCCCCACAACCCCGTGCTGCACTCGTTGCTGGACGGGTTCCTCGCCACGTCCCTCGTACTGGTGGAGCGAAGCGGTCTTCCGCCGGATCCCCTCGCCGCCCCAACGGTGGACGTCCCGTTCTGGCGTGCCCTGA
- a CDS encoding DUF6891 domain-containing protein — protein MTVDPTVKPDGYAIPAEWRLEAEDRALIHGRTWELVLRGCDDAERYLELFEDELAAAKVPREEAAAFFASVIDLRRAQEASWDEIPTTNLTRAFRELETIGVIARQDFTCCGNCAAAEIGGERDESRTWRGYVYFHTQDTDQLLENHSTYVGYGFFPDSSYTEDAWFAMSEEDQETTYTALVTELMDTEVIPILTKHGIHVTWNRELRTRILLSDVDFFLPLTEG, from the coding sequence ATGACTGTGGACCCCACCGTGAAACCCGACGGCTACGCGATCCCCGCCGAGTGGCGGCTCGAGGCTGAGGACCGTGCGCTGATCCACGGCCGGACGTGGGAGCTCGTCCTGCGTGGTTGTGACGACGCCGAGCGATACCTCGAGCTGTTCGAGGACGAACTGGCCGCGGCCAAGGTCCCCCGGGAGGAGGCCGCCGCGTTCTTCGCGTCGGTCATCGACCTGCGTCGAGCGCAGGAGGCCTCCTGGGACGAGATTCCCACGACCAACCTCACCCGGGCGTTCAGGGAACTCGAGACCATCGGTGTGATCGCCCGCCAGGACTTCACCTGTTGCGGCAACTGCGCCGCGGCGGAGATCGGCGGCGAGCGGGACGAGTCGCGAACCTGGCGCGGGTATGTGTATTTCCACACGCAGGACACCGACCAGTTGCTGGAGAACCACAGCACCTACGTCGGTTACGGGTTCTTCCCGGACTCCTCCTACACCGAGGACGCGTGGTTCGCGATGAGTGAGGAGGACCAGGAGACCACCTACACCGCGCTCGTCACCGAACTCATGGACACCGAGGTCATCCCCATCCTCACCAAGCACGGCATCCACGTCACGTGGAACCGTGAGCTGCGCACGCGGATCCTGCTGTCCGACGTGGACTTCTTCCTTCCCCTGACGGAGGGGTGA
- a CDS encoding Lrp/AsnC family transcriptional regulator translates to MSAAIELDSVDLALLAELQNDARISNKDLAARVGVAPSTCLARVQRLRQRGVIHGFRVVLDEKALGNTVEAFLAIQMTPHNQAFVPPFIEETLRRPGVREIFLLTGPDDFMVRVSVQDLNALQRLVLEHFTTRREIAAVQTRLIFQSWAGGPIGPT, encoded by the coding sequence ATGTCAGCCGCTATCGAACTGGATTCGGTTGATCTTGCTCTTCTGGCAGAACTGCAGAACGATGCGCGGATCAGCAACAAGGACCTGGCCGCACGGGTGGGAGTCGCGCCTTCGACGTGTCTGGCGCGGGTACAGCGACTCCGGCAACGCGGGGTGATCCACGGGTTCCGGGTGGTCCTCGACGAGAAGGCACTCGGCAACACGGTGGAGGCGTTCCTCGCGATCCAGATGACGCCACACAACCAGGCGTTCGTCCCGCCATTCATCGAGGAGACCCTGCGCCGGCCCGGGGTGCGGGAGATCTTCCTTCTCACCGGCCCCGACGACTTCATGGTGCGCGTGTCCGTCCAGGACCTCAACGCCCTGCAGCGATTGGTACTCGAACACTTCACGACCCGACGCGAGATCGCGGCCGTGCAGACACGGCTGATCTTCCAGAGCTGGGCCGGCGGCCCGATCGGTCCGACGTGA